CTTTGCCGAATGTGCTTAGGATGCCATGGCACAGAGACTTAAGAAGGGTAGCCTCAAACAATAGAGTTTGCAACTAATCAGGTCTTTAACAACCATTTTCATTGCGTTACATATAACGTTTTAGCACATAGATGACATTTCATCTACTTAAAACATTAAACACGTTACAAACAATTTAAACAAAATTCTATAGGTTGgggaaaacaaaataataatgacCACATCAAACCTACAGTTATAAAGCGTTTATCCGTTGAAATATATATGGTTTATAGAATAAGGTAAATTATTACGATCTGTTGCCGAAATGATGCCAATTTCTTATTTTGTAACACCCAGCTCAGATCATCAAAGCAATACCTATGCTCACCTTGCCGAAGAACCTAGAAAGTTTGAAATGTGACAATTGACGACCCTAAAGTTACTTATATTCGCCTAGTACAACCTGTAGAAATACTTAACCATTTAAGAAACAGATCGCAATTATCTAAAGTTTGAACATTTAGATAATTCACACATACATACTAGTTACATAAAACGGCTAAACAGTGAAGATCCAGAAAGAAATGCTGCTTTTTATCATGTTCTGTTATTAGCATTCGACTAGGGTTTGTTCGTGTTAAACTAATCGCATTTCTTTAATGGATGATGTTATAGAGGCGATATAATACATACATTCCGAGGATTACACTTTGCATATAGGATATAGGTAACATCACACTATAACACAAGGGTAATCTAGAGTGACTTCACTGCGGATGAAGTGCCAAGCTTGCTGTTAGGGATGATGACTGATAGATAaactatgtttatttatttcaatgatTCCGTAACATAGACTTATATTTTTCAGACTTTATAGTGACTCCTATAATTTTAGATAATCCAGCGGAGATTATCTTCATTTTCGTCAATTTTTATGTTATGTTCTGGAAATTTTTAAATGAACTCTTATCATAGTTTACCTagtaatgaataataaataacactACACATATACGAACATGAGTTTTCGTTATGGCATTGTAGTGAGTTTTATTATTCAGTCACCATATTTTTATTAGATACAAAGTACTGAAGCATAGGAATAATATTTAGTGTATTTCGGTACAAAAGTTGGATTCACAACTCTTCTTTCGTCGGTCAGAGGATGATCTGTAACACATTTTGGGTAACATATTTGGTTATTATActgcaatatttaatttaaattatttttcaaaacccACAAGAGATCAAGAGACCTTTATATTTATCTAAATTAAGATGTGAAGATTATtgtgaaatttttgattttcataAAATGAAAGGTACTGCAGATACAAAGTTTAACATTATGCAAAAGCCACATATACCGTGATGAAAAAATACGTTAGTCACTAGCTACGTTAGAAATATTTGCATATAGACAATATTGATGTGTAACACATATAATCATTTAATGTCCTGAGTTGAAGTTTGCTAAAAGATTAAATTTAAACCCATAAGAAATACTCTCGTTAAGAAGTTTTAGAAAACAGCAATACAGGAGCAAGTAAAAGCACATTTAATAATGAACATGCGTCATTCCCCAGCCGCaatacaaattatattttaagtgTCGGATGGAtgaacagaaataaaataaaaacaagagaACATATTATGGTATGAAAGGTGATATCGGGTAACGGGTGAATATATTTAATATCGATTTGGATAATTTATATTGGTTCACTTCACACATACTTAATGTGTtctacctaattaatatttcaCATTGTTGTCCcaattttttgttctttttcttTTGACTAGGTAGACCCAATTTCAACTTATTTTGACCGAAGATCTATATTTATAGCGGTAATGAAACGTGTTTATATAACATTTTAATATACATCTCGATGTGTctcaaaaaaatacttacgtGAATGATCATTTCGTTTTTGAAGCGGCATGCAAGATTGTTCAGGACACAATCAAACACAGCCAAGCAGAGCAGAGAAAATATGTAGAAAAAGAGAAAAACCAAGTAAATACATTTTTgctgtttaaattaattttcagaaaataaatgACGACTCAATCCATTTCGAGGCACCTTGACTTAGATCAACGACTTTGGCACAACGAAGTGTTTTACACAAATACAGtaagattttaatatatttttatgtctgaaataaattctattttgtCAAGGATCCTCTATAAAGTGcagtaaatttaaaaattacaatccaccctcttaataaaattgaattgtaaAAGAGTCAGaatttttcaaatattgatattaataaattttaaaattaaggtaaccaataaaatgtaattttattaaaaggaTAGAGATATAAATAATGCTGTGCTAGTAAACCACACCCATCTCACAAATATACTATCATACGTAATTAAACAGAAAAATAAACCATAAATTTGGGTATGTTTTACCAGAGTAGCCTAAGCTAagaaaaaagataaaatatagTCTCCTCAATTAATATTTgagttacctacataatattatgtatacctcttgctttgaaatttgtatgcTTTATGTGCATTCATGAGAACAATGTTTGTATACCATACATGTACCTAAATGGTAGATGTGTGTTGATCGAAATGGATTGTTGATGTGACCTGGGTGTAACTGTTAATTTCCTTGTGGTTATTAACTTCACCAATCATGATTTTCGCAACATACCTAGAACCTTTAACTTGTTTGACAGCATGCGACGTGACGCTTGCCCCAACTAcatataaatattacaataggtaccttcttaaaatttcaatttataaaatcgtaaaaataaataactctaACCACGCCAAATGAAGCCTATATCGTGTGATAAGCTGaaaagtaaactttttattaattgttaaaAGTCACCACTTGGTTATTTTGTTGTAAGTTTGGATTAACGTAGGAAAATTTTAATATTCGTGTGCCATAAGAACGTATTTTAAGCaagaataatatacttactaaagagataataaataatcaagttTGAGGTCGGTATATactgtaaattatatttttgtaatcgCACCTGGCCTCCCTCTCCTTCAACGCTTTGGAGTTCACGCCACTCTTCAATAGTCTGTGCAAGATCGACCTGACACAGAGGTACCTTCACTTCGCCGATTTGATCGTGCTTGGAGAATCGGTCGAAGTCGAATATCGCGAACACTAGAGTTTTGTTCATTGCATCAGCATATGGCACGTTCTGTACAAAAATGTTCATTAGGTATTCATTTTGTTCTTGAAGTTTATTTTTTCTGGTTATTGATTAGGGGAAGAAACTTGCCTTAAATACAAAGGTTTCGTTGAAAACAGGGCTAAGAGTTTTTCGGTGGACTTTGGTTTCAAATTTCTTTTTCTTATCTGGCAGGAGGTATACTTTCACATAAGGGTCCGACGTTCCGCCCATGTCTAAAGCCGGGAGATCTTCAGCTTGGATGACCGTTACTGATAGACTGTTGCTATTAAAGTCATATTCCAGCTGTAAAACGACACATGTTAGGTTAATTTACTAAGAACTTATGAATTCAAAAGTCTTCACGATTGAAATGGTATTGAAGTGAAAAATACACCAATGCAATGGTCTGAAAGTATTGAACGTAAGAGACTGAGAAATTAAAACACGATAAATCTATGACTCATTTCAATAAGTGAAATGTTACTCAAAAATAAGTGAATAATAAACAATATGGTATGGACTATGGACCAGTGAACTTTGTATGGCATGATTTTATAAAAGTACAAATCAGTATTCAAGCTCGTCCCTGGCCTCCTTATGTAGCTGCGCGATTCTCGTAACATACCTTGTACTGGATTTTTCCTAGCTTCTGTTCCTCTTTCTTCTCCTCCCCTTCGTCTGGTTCCTCAGCATTCTCTGTGAGCTCCTCCATATCCGGCTGAACCTACATGCACGTCCCGCGGCAAATTTCACATGAATATTGGATGTCTTATCAATAAAGAGTTATATCtacctatgtatattatgtagttactaTTTATAATCGAGAGacttcaagtttttttttcatcttgGATGGCTTATTGTAAAGTTACATCTACTCAACATAACAGATGTTACAGATATTGTAATTATTACCTAATAACTATCCTTAATATGAATTTGTGATTTCGattttgttatttaatgaaCAATATTTTGTTTCTTCCTATGATTAATGGTCTTAAAACGTTACCTTTTCTTTGTATGCTGAGCCTAAGAGCTGGACGGACTTGAAGTCGACACCTTTCATCCCTTTTTTGCCATCCTTGGATCGTCGTTTACGGAAACATCGCCGAATGCAACAGAAGCAAATTCCCAACACCACAACTGCTACCCCTATTCGAAAAAAAATTCAGCGcgctttaaattaaataagctCTTTAAGaatatgaagtaggtacaagtattaTACGAGCGCGATATCTAAATAAATTTGCTGTAGGTAAGGTTATGTTTTGAAGTGCAACTATTATATCAGAATATTTTGAGCATATTGATATTTCTTACCCACAAGAATGGCAACTAATTGCCATGTCTCCATATTCATCTTGTGAGCGAAATCAGCAGCTTTCTCCACTATCGATTCTTGAGTGGTAGTCGATGTGGGCGGTCCCTCTGATGTGACAATGGGACTCCCAGAAGACGCTCCTGTAATTTAATTGAAAACATCAACTCAGACTTATAAATAGAGCgagaaaacaaattaattatattcTGATA
The nucleotide sequence above comes from Maniola hyperantus chromosome 8, iAphHyp1.2, whole genome shotgun sequence. Encoded proteins:
- the Syt1 gene encoding synaptotagmin 1 isoform X2 codes for the protein MSPPLPVLLRWRREAEASSEKPPAGTNVTASNMTTVAPGASSGSPIVTSEGPPTSTTTQESIVEKAADFAHKMNMETWQLVAILVGVAVVVLGICFCCIRRCFRKRRSKDGKKGMKGVDFKSVQLLGSAYKEKPDMEELTENAEEPDEGEEKKEEQKLGKIQYKLEYDFNSNSLSVTVIQAEDLPALDMGGTSDPYVKVYLLPDKKKKFETKVHRKTLSPVFNETFVFKNVPYADAMNKTLVFAIFDFDRFSKHDQIGEVKVPLCQVDLAQTIEEWRELQSVEGEGGQDNKLGDICFSLRYVPTAGKLTVVILEAKNLKKMDVGGLSDPYVKIALMQNGKRLKKKKTSIKKCTLNPYYNESFTFEVPFEQIQKVNLVVTVVDYDRIGTSEPIGKVVLGYNASGTELRHWSDMLASPRRPIAQWHTLKDPEDGEKKD
- the Syt1 gene encoding synaptotagmin 1 isoform X1; amino-acid sequence: MSPPLPVLLRWRREAEASSEKPPAGTNVTASNMTTVAPGASSGSPIVTSEGPPTSTTTQESIVEKAADFAHKMNMETWQLVAILVGVAVVVLGICFCCIRRCFRKRRSKDGKKGMKGVDFKSVQLLGSAYKEKVQPDMEELTENAEEPDEGEEKKEEQKLGKIQYKLEYDFNSNSLSVTVIQAEDLPALDMGGTSDPYVKVYLLPDKKKKFETKVHRKTLSPVFNETFVFKNVPYADAMNKTLVFAIFDFDRFSKHDQIGEVKVPLCQVDLAQTIEEWRELQSVEGEGGQDNKLGDICFSLRYVPTAGKLTVVILEAKNLKKMDVGGLSDPYVKIALMQNGKRLKKKKTSIKKCTLNPYYNESFTFEVPFEQIQKVNLVVTVVDYDRIGTSEPIGKVVLGYNASGTELRHWSDMLASPRRPIAQWHTLKDPEDGEKKD
- the Syt1 gene encoding synaptotagmin 1 isoform X3, whose product is MSPPLPVLLRWRREAEASSEKPPAGTNVTASNMTTVAPGASSGSPIVTSEGPPTSTTTQESIVEKAADFAHKMNMETWQLVAILVGVAVVVLGICFCCIRRCFRKRRSKDGKKGMKGVDFKSVQLLGSAYKEKVQPDMEELTENAEEPDEGEEKKEEQKLGKIQYKLEYDFNSNSLSVTVIQAEDLPALDMGGTSDPYVKVYLLPDKKKKFETKVHRKTLSPVFNETFVFKNVPYADAMNKTLVFAIFDFDRFSKHDQIGEVKVPLCQVDLAQTIEEWRELQSVEGEGGQLGDICFSLRYVPTAGKLTVVILEAKNLKKMDVGGLSDPYVKIALMQNGKRLKKKKTSIKKCTLNPYYNESFTFEVPFEQIQKVNLVVTVVDYDRIGTSEPIGKVVLGYNASGTELRHWSDMLASPRRPIAQWHTLKDPEDGEKKD
- the Syt1 gene encoding synaptotagmin 1 isoform X4; this encodes MSPPLPVLLRWRREAEASSEKPPAGTNVTASNMTTVAPGASSGSPIVTSEGPPTSTTTQESIVEKAADFAHKMNMETWQLVAILVGVAVVVLGICFCCIRRCFRKRRSKDGKKGMKGVDFKSVQLLGSAYKEKPDMEELTENAEEPDEGEEKKEEQKLGKIQYKLEYDFNSNSLSVTVIQAEDLPALDMGGTSDPYVKVYLLPDKKKKFETKVHRKTLSPVFNETFVFKNVPYADAMNKTLVFAIFDFDRFSKHDQIGEVKVPLCQVDLAQTIEEWRELQSVEGEGGQLGDICFSLRYVPTAGKLTVVILEAKNLKKMDVGGLSDPYVKIALMQNGKRLKKKKTSIKKCTLNPYYNESFTFEVPFEQIQKVNLVVTVVDYDRIGTSEPIGKVVLGYNASGTELRHWSDMLASPRRPIAQWHTLKDPEDGEKKD